A genomic stretch from Pieris brassicae chromosome 9, ilPieBrab1.1, whole genome shotgun sequence includes:
- the LOC123714589 gene encoding protein Cep89 homolog isoform X1, translating into MAECERTVQPHSRRTSKNDKERLTFSGNFAESGCHFDITADRESMRQDILNAVMMKTQSHIDVNPLYEDPRDVIDKPLKPPRKRNFHAVAVSSPRSKDKSSKDHKRKLTKKYEGLVTALMDKCEENLILISEKDTQISKLKEKLKAILSYNRLFADENDRLKGENEELVKYIEECKRVIKEEKDRSGRCEKKCKELEERVKQYQVPDRDTEPQAIPLVEVCMSCSSRQIVLNQSKEHNTRLQKDLQAMKDVLYRLNVQLSRYQEKLRTSKTDCKDFKSEKYECFDSLLTVNFGQKQDGENDIIQTKAEDGATSRFVDISGLLSAQALAPLFDAYQENLQEKENLIMDYEKQFESINKKSKEIVTENKSLLERLVNLETELVGVRQNYKKLVVEKETGDIERASLLERADRAESKLKEVYELYEDKMAAMMRDYEMVHREYFTVKTALEASTGKMAQMDVLRTRTVPADVHERRLEDCKRLLEELKHQYNMDTERKNEQIKKMQEDLCFADERHDKVCQQLDTVQEELKAALKNVKLYRRAALVFRKRARSACARAVRAKRVRRDNEPLKQALAALDKIKTEIKVVKSRAYTSLEELERRIVYQERRATHAQAEYKRSLERASLALQHKEEIIRSLIDKVADVEEVRLSQANAHRLQGIVSSSDSSKSQEPKTKLVPGPGGYFKEDKKKKEETRCKREDRRKSSDSGS; encoded by the exons ATGGCTGAGTGTGAGCGAACCGTACAG CCACATTCAAGAAGGACTAGTAAAAATGATAAAGAAAGGCTTACATTCAGTGGAAATTTTGCAGAAAGTGGTTGTCACTTTGATATAACGGCAGACAGAGAAAGTATGCGGCaagatatattaaatgctGTTATGATGAAAACACAGTCCCACATAGATGTTAATCCACTGTATGAAGACCCTAGAGATGttatag atAAGCCATTAAAACCACCAAGAAAACGCAACTTTCATGCAGTTGCTGTTTCTTCGCCAAGATCAAAAGATAAATCAAGTAAGGACCACAAAAGAAAACTCACAAAGAAATATGAAGGTCTGGTTACAGCTTTAATGGATAAGTGTgaggaaaatttaattttg ATATCAGAAAAAGACACCCAAATATCAAAGCTGAAAGAAAAATTGAAAGCGATATTAAGTTACAACAGACTGTTTGCAGATGAAAATGATAGATTAAAAGGAGAAAATGaagaattagtaaaatatatagaggAGTGCAAAAGAGTTATCAAAGAAGAGAAGGATAGGAGTGGCAGGTGTGAAAAGAAATGTAAGGAGTTAGAAGAGAGAGTGAAGCAATATCAGGTGCCAGATAgag ATACAGAGCCCCAAGCGATACCTTTAGTTGAAGTATGTATGAGCTGCAGTAGTCGACAGATTGTTCTGAACCAAAGTAAAGAACATAATACAAGGCTTCAGAAAGACTTGCAGGCAATGAAGGATGTACTCTATAG ATTGAACGTGCAACTGTCGCGGTACCAAGAGAAGTTACGTACAAGTAAGACGGATTGCAAAGACTTCAAGAGTGAGAAATATGAATGCTTTGATTCGCTTCTAACAGTTAATTTTGGTCAGAAACAAG ATGGAGAAAATGATATAATCCAAACAAAAGCCGAGGATGGTGCAACGAGTCGTTTTGTCGATATCTCAGGTTTATTAAGTGCACAGGCACTAG CGCCGCTGTTCGATGCTTATCAAGAAAACTTGCAAGAAAAGGAAAACTTAATAATGGACTACGAAAAGCAATTTGAaagtatcaataaaaaatcaaaagaaaTAGTCACGGAGAACAAATCTCTGTTAGAGAGACTCGTTAATTTAGAAACGGAATTGGTGGGAGTGAGACAGAACTATAAGAAACTCGTTGTCGAGAAAGAGACGGGTGATATTGAGAGAGCTTCTCTTTTGGAGAGGGCTGATAGGGCGGAGTCTAAGTTGAAAGAAGTATACGAGTTGTACGAAGATAAGA TGGCGGCCATGATGCGTGACTACGAGATGGTACATCGTGAGTACTTCACAGTGAAAACCGCACTCGAGGCTTCTACGGGGAAAATGGCCCAAATGGACGTCTTGAGAACTAGAACAGTACCTGCTGATGTTCACGAAAGGAGATTGGAGGATTGCAAGAG GCTTCTAGAAGAGTTAAAGCACCAATACAACATGGACACAGAGAGGAAGAATGAACAGATAAAGAAGATGCAAGAAGATTTGTGCTTTGCGGATGAGAG ACATGACAAGGTCTGTCAGCAACTTGATACTGTGCAAGAAGAGTTAAAGGCTGCGCTGAAGAATGTTAA ATTATACCGTCGTGCGGCGTTAGTGTTTCGCAAACGTGCGCGCTCGGCGTGTGCGCGCGCTGTACGTGCGAAAAGGGTGCGGCGCGACAACGAGCCGCTTAAACAAGCTTTGGCAGCGCTTGACAAGATTAAAACCGAGATTAAG gtGGTAAAATCTCGTGCTTACACATCGTTAGAAGAGTTGGAACGCCGTATTGTGTACCAAGAACGGCGAGCGACGCACGCGCAGGCCGAATATAAGAGGTCGCTGGAAAGGGCTTCCTTAGCTCTCCAACACAAGGAGGAGATCATACGATCATTGATTGATAAGGTGGCTGATGTGGAGGAAGTAAG